In Acidobacteriota bacterium, the DNA window CAAAGAGGGCTGGTCGCTGCGTGACGAGGAGTCGCGGCCGGCAGGCGGCGTGAAACCGGGCGGGGCATCGCAGCACGCCGGGGCGACCGCGTTTACTTAGTCTGAACGGCGCGCAAGGCGCCGTATTCATGCGGCGGGCCTGGCGTGTTGAACTGCGACTGCGGGCCGTGGCAGAAGATCGTGGCAGAGCTTCCCCGGTGACGGAAGTCGCTGGAGAAGATAGGGATGCGATTCCAGGCGCTGGAGACACACGTGCGTGTGCGGGCGTGTGCGCACACGCCGCCCCTTCTGAAGAAGTGTCCGCGCAGGAATGCTATTTCGTGTAGCTGATGCGGTAAATCACGTCCGCAAAGTCATCCGCGACAAACAACGCGCCATCGGGCGCCACCAGGACGTCCGCGGGGCGCCCCCAGGGTTTCGACCCCTGCAGCCACCCTTCCGCGAACGGCGTGTAGCTGACCGCCTTCCCGTCCTGCACCTTCACCAGCGACACGCGATAGCCGATGGGCGTGCTCCGATTCCACGAGCCGTGCTCCGCGACGAAGACCTGGTTGCGATACTCGGCGGGGAACATCTGGCCGGTATAGAAGCGCATGCCGATCGCGGCGACGTGCGGGCCGAGCTTCTGGGCAGGCGGCGTGAACTCACCACACGCGCGCGCGCTGCCGAACTCCGGGTCCTTGATCGACCCGGCATGACAGTACGGATACCCGAAGTGCAGTCCCGCCTTCGGGGCGCGATTCAGCTCGTCGCTGGGCGCCTCATCGCCGAGCAGATCGCGGCCGTTGTCGGTGAACCACAGCTCCCTGGTCTGCGGATGCCAGTCGAAGCCCACGCTGTTGCGGATGCCGCTCGCGAACACCTCGAAGCCGCTGCCATCCGGCTTCATCCGCGTGATCGACGCAAACCGCGGGTCCTTGCTCTCACAAATGTTGCACGGCGCGCCGACGGGCACGTACAAGAGTCCGTCCGGCCCGAACGCGATGAACTTCCAACCGTGGTGACGCTCGGTGGGAAACGTGCCGTTGACGACGACCGGCGCGGGCGGGTTGTCGAGGCGTGACTCGATCCTGTCGAAGCGAATCACGCGGCTGATCTCGGCGACATACAGGGCGCCGTCGCGGAACGCCACGCCGCTCGGCATCGAGAGGCCCGAGGCGATCGTGACCACGCGATCCGCGCGGTGGTCCTTGTCGGCGTCGACGATCGCGTACACCTGACCGGCGCCGCGCGAGCCCACGAACAAGACGCCCGAGGGGCTGAGCGCCATCTGGCGCGCGTTGTCGACGCCAGCGGCGAACACGTCGATGGTGAACCCGGGCGGCAGCGTGACCTGGTCGAGCGGCAGGCCGCCGCGCTGCTGCGCGCTGGTGGTCATCGCCGCGAGGATCGCCAAAAATGCCCCGGAAAGAGCGAACTTCCGCACGTGATGTCCCTCCGTCCTCTGCCGGATCTTATGCGAACTCGGTGGGCTGCGGTACCATTTGGGCACGATGCTCGTGATCTGGACGGTGATCTTCGCCCTGATCCTGATGACGGCGCTGTATGTCGCGGCCGAGTTCGCCGCGGTGAGCGTCCGGCGGTCGCGGCTGCGGCGGCTCGCCGAGGACGGCAACACGCTCGCCGCACAACTGTTACCGCTGGTCCAGGACCCGCGTCACCTCGACCGGTATATCGCGGCATCGCAGATCGGGATCACGCTGGGCAGCCTGATTCTCGGCGCATACGGGCAGGCCACGCTTTCCGGGAGCGTGGCGCCGTGGCTCGTGCGCGCAGGCGTTCAGCCTGACTCCGCCGAATCGAGCGCGGCCGGCCTCGTCCTGGTATCGCTCACCGTGCTGGGCGTCATCCTCGGCGAGCTGGTCCCCAAATCGCTCGCGCTGCAGTATCCGACCGCCACGGCCGTTGGCACGTTCCTCCCCATGCGCTGGTCGCTGCGCGTGTTCGCCCCTTTCATCTGGCTCCTGAACGGCAGCGGCGTGCTGCTGTTGCGGCTGTTCGGCGTGCGCAACGCGGGCCATCGGCATATTCATTCGCCCGACGAAATCGCGCTGCTGATTGCGGAGAGCCGCGACGGAGGCTTGCTCGAGCCGGACGAGCAGGTCCGCCTGCACCGCGCCCTGCAGCTCGGGCTGCGCACCGCGAAGCAGTTGATGGTGCCGCGCGAGCGGCTCGCGGCCATCAGCGTCGAGCTGGCGTTCGACCAGGTCGTGCAGGTGGCCGCGACAACTCCTGACACGCGCCTGCCTGTGTACCGCGGCACGCTCGACAACCTGGTCGGCATGGTCCGCACCAAGGACGTGGCCGTGCACTTCGTCACGGCGGGGCCTCGAGGCCGGCTGGAACCTCTCATTCGCCCGATGCCGCGCGTGCGCGAGGATCTCGCGGCCGACAAGCTGCTCGCGTTCCTGCGGGAACAGCGCGCGCACCAGGCGGTGGTGGTCGACGACCAGGGACGCGTCGCAGGACTGGTGACGCTGCAGGACGTGCTCGCCGATCTCCTCGGCGGCGCTCGAAAGGGGGCGAAGCCGGCCGGTGCCTGACGTCTATCCGTACCTGATCGTGCTGGCGCTCGTTCTGCTGAACGGCCTGTTCGTGGCCGCCGAGTTCGCCATCGTCGGTGCCCCGCGGGCGGCCATCGATCGGCTGGCCGCACAGGGAAGCACGGCCGCGCGCGGCGTCCAGAGGGTCCTCCACGACCCGCGGCGGCAGGATCGGTTCATCGCCACGGCGCAACTCGGCATCACCGTCGCCAGCCTGGGCCTGGGCATGTACGGCGAGCACGCGATTGCGGACCGTCTGGCGCCGCACCTGGAACAGCTCGGTGCGGCGCGCTGGGTCGCGGTGCACGCCGCGTCGAGCGTCATGGCCGTCGCGCTGCTCACCTATCTGCACATCGTCATTGGCGAGATGGTGCCGAAGTCCATCGCGCTCCAGCACGCCGGGGCGGCGGCGCTCTGGATCACGCCCCCGATGCGATGGCTGCAGTTCGCCGTGATGCCCGTTGTCATCGCGATGAACGGGATCGGCAACGGGCTGCTGCGGATCGCCGGCGTGCACCGGCAGATCACCGCGCGCGAGCACTACTACACGCCAGAGGAACTGCAGTTGATCGTCGAAGAGAGCGAGGAAGGGGGTGCGATCCGCGGCGAGTCAGGGCGGATGCTGCTCGAGCTGTTCGAGTTCGGTGACCTGACGGCCGGTGGCGCCATGGTGCCGCGCGTCAGCGTCGTCGGCATCCCCATCGACGCGAACCACGACGAGCTGCGCGACATCATCCGCGAGTCGCCGCACACGCGATATCCGGTCTACGAGGAGGATCTCGACCACGTCCTCGGCGGCATCCACATCACGGACCTGCTGCGCGTCTTGACGGCGAACGCGCCGCTCTCATCCGTGCGCCTGCGCGCGCTGCCGGTCGTGCCCGAGACCACCCCGCTGGACGACGTGCTCGCGGTGCTGCGCCGCGAAGAATCGCCGATGGCGCTGGTGATCGACGAGCATGGCGGGACCGCGGGCACCATCACGCTCGCGGACCTTTTCGAGGAGGTCGTCGGCGAGATCGACGAGAGCGCCACGGACGTTCCTGATATCCGCGTGGAGGCCGACGGCCGCCTGCGCGTGCTCGGCACCGTGCGCCTCACGGAAGTCGGCGAGAAGATGGATCTGGATGTCGAGCACGGCGACGTCGAGAGCGTCAGCGGCCTCGTGCTGATGCTGCTCGGACGGCCGCCGAAGGTGGGTGACATCGTCGCGTTCGGCCGCTTGAACGTGACCGTCACCGCGGTCCGCGGCCGCGGCGTCGAAGAGGCCCTCGTCTCCTATTCGCCAGAGAGCTAAACGAACCTTTCCCCTTTTTTCCTTTTACCTCTTACCCCGTGACTCCACGATCGCATCCGCCTCTTCGATCTGCTTCTCGCTGAAGACGCGCACGCCGGCGCGCCTGAGCGCCGCCGCCGCGACCCCTTCGCCGCTGATCCGGCGCCCCGAAAATCCGCCGTCATACACCATCGTCGAGCCGCACGACGGGCTGAGGTCTTTGAGCAGGGCGACGGTGATACCGTGCTCGCGCGCGAGGGCGACCGCGGCTTCGGCGCCGCGAACAAACGCGGCGGTCACGTCCACGCCGTCACGGCGCCGGACAAACGCGACCTTGTGCAGGACGTCATTTCCCCTGCCCCCCTGCATCTCGGCGGGCGGTCGAGGTATTGGCAGCCCGCCTTCGACTTCGGGGCAAACCGGGACGATCAAGCCTTCCTGGCGCCACCGCTCGAGGATGGGGTGATCGAGCGTGGCTTCCCCGCCGTGGTACCGGACCTTCTCGCCGAGGAGGCAGGCGCTGACGAGGATCTTCGCCATGCGATAATTGACCGAGCGGGAGAGGTGGCCGAGTGGTCTATGGCGGTGGTCTTGAAAACCACTGTGCCGCAAGGCACCGGGGGTTCGAATCCCTCCCTCTCCGCCAGCCTTCGCTCATGTCTCACGCGAAGGGTTGCCCGCCGTAGCCTTGGCGAAGGCGGGCTGTTTCTGCTTACCGCTTTTCGATCGCTTCCAGCCCGCGCATGTACGGCCGCAGCGCCTCCGGGACGATGACGCTGCCGTCTTTCTGCTGATAGTTCTCCAGGATCGCGATGAGCGTGCGGCCGACCGCCAGCCCTGAGCCGTTGAGCGTGTGCACGAACTCCGGCTTGCCTTGGCCGTCCGGACGGAACTTGATGCCCGCCCTTCGTGCCTGGAACGCTTCGGTGTTGCTGCAGGACGAGATCTCGCGGTAGGCGTTCTGGCCCGGCAGCCACACCTCGATGTCGTAGGTCTTCGCCGACGCGAAGCCCATGTCGCCGGTGCAGAGCAGCACCGTGCGATAGGCGAGGCCGAGGCGCTTCAGCACCTCTTCGGCGTTGGCCGTGAGCGACTCCAGCTCGTCGTACGACTGGTCGGGGCGCGCGAACTTCACCAGCTCCACCTTGTCGAACTGATGCTGTCGGATGAGGCCGCGCACGTCCGCGCCGTAGGACCCCGCCTCGCTGCGGAAGCACGGCGTGTAGGCGGCGTAGCGGATCGGCAGCTCGCGGCCGTCGAGGATCTCGCCGCGGTGCAGGTTGGTGAGCGGCACCTCCGCGGTGGGGATCAGGTACAGGTCCCAGTCGCCGGCGATCTTGAACAGATCGCCCTCGAACTTCGGCAGGTTGCCGGTGCCGGTCAGCGTCGCGGCATTCACCAGAAATGGCGGCTCGACCTCTGTGTACTCATGCTCGCTGGTATGCAGATCGAGCATGAAGTCGATCAGCGCGCGCGCGAGCCGTGCGCCCGCGCCCATCAGCACGGAGAAGCGTGCGCCGGACATCTTCGTCGCACGCTCGAAGTCGAGGATGCCGAGCGCCGGCCCCAGGTCCCAGTGTGCCTTCGGCTCGAACGCGAACGCCGGCGGCTCTCCGTGGCGACGAACCTCGCGGTTGTCCGAGGGGGTCGTGCCGCGCGGAACAGACCCGTGGGGAAGGTTCGGGATCCGCAGCAGCGCCTGGTCTCGCGTCGCCTCGGCCTGGCGCAATTGTTCTTCGAGCGCCGCGATCTCGGCGGCCAGCGACCGTGACTGCTGTTTGAGTTCTTCGGCCTCGGCCCCGTGGTCCTGCGTTGCGGCAATCAGCCGGCCGACCTTCCGGCTGAGCGTCTTCTGCTCCTGTCGCTTCGTGTCGAGGCGCGGCGTCAGCGTCCGTCGCGCCGCCTCCGCCTCGCGAAACATCTCGAGGTCCGCGGGGACGCCGCCCCTGGTCGCGAGCCTCTGCGCAACCTCGTCGAGGTTCTGCCGTACAAATGCCGCATCGAGCATGGCCTAAATCCTATATCCTAACGTCCGGAGCACGTGTGACTGACCAGATCCGCAAAGCCGTCTTCCCCGCCGCCGGCCTGGGCACCCGCTTCCTTCCCGCGACGAAGGCGCAGCCCAAGGAGATGCTGCCGCTGGTGGACAAGCCCATCATCCAGTACGGCGTCGAAGAGGCCGTCGCCTCGGGGGTGGACAACATCATCCTCGTCACCGGCCGCGGCAAGAACGCGATCGAAGATCACTTCGACGTGTCGGTGGAGCTGGAGACGTTTCTCGAGACGCGCGGCAAGAAGGAGCAACTCGACGAGGTCCGGAAGATCTCGAGCCTCATCAACGTGTCGTACGTGCGGCAGGGAGAGCCGCTCGGCCTCGGACACGCGGTCCTCGTCACCAGGGCGCTGGTGGGCGACGAGCCGTTTGCGGTGCTCCTCGGCGATGACGTGATTGACGCCACGCCGCCGGCCCTGCGACAGATGATCGACGTGTTTCACCACGTCGGCGGGCCCGTGCTGGCGGTCGAGCGCGTACCGCGCGATGAGGTCAGCAGCTACGGCGTCATCGCGTACGAGCCGGTGCGCGATGGCGTGTTCCGGATCACGGATCTCGTCGAGAAGCCGGCGCGCGACGAGGCCCCCTCGGACCTCGCGATCATCGGCCGCTACATCCTCACGCCGGATATCTTTCCGGCGCTCGAAGCGACCGCCGCAGACCGCACCGGCGAGATCCAGCTCACCAACGGCCTGCGCCGGCTGCTGCAGAAACGCCCCCTGTACGCGTGCGAAATCTCCGGCGTCCGCCACGACACGGGAAACAAGCTGGGCTTTCTCAAGGCCGTCGTGTATTTCGCGTTGCGCCGCCCGGATCTGGCCGACGCCTTCCGCGAGTACCTGCGCTCGGCTGACGCCGATCCAGCCGGGAAGGGGAAGAAGTCGGTGCCGGTTTAAGGGTTCAGGGTTCGGTCAGGACGACTTGCTGCCGTCGGCGGGTTTTGAAGGCGGCGGCGACTCGGACTCGGAGGCGGACCCGGAACTCGACTCGCCCGAACCCGTCGAACCGCTCGAACCCGTCGAACCGCCCGAACCCGTCGAACCTTTCCGGGCGTAGTCCGTGACATACCACCCGCTTCCCTTGAACTGGATCGCGGGCGAGGACAGGAGCTTGCGGACCTTGCCCCCGCAGGCGGGGCAGTCCTCGAGCGGAGGATCGGAGAACTTTCGGATGACCTCGAAGCGATGGCCGCACGCTTCGCACTCATATTCGTACAGCGGCATCTGTTGATTCTACTTCACTCGATCAGGGGCGCCCGGTCGTCGGCCCCGAGCAACAACTGGCGGTGCAGGCGGAAGGGGACCGTCCCGTGGCCAAGCAGCGCGTCGTGAAACGCGCGCAGCGAGAACGTCCCTCCCTGTTGCGCGCGGAATTCGTCGCGGAGCTTCAGCAGCATCAGCTTTCCGATGGCATAGACGACATAGCCGGGATCGAACGTGCCGCGCTCGGCTTCGCGCCGCGCGCTCCCTTCCTCCATGTACGCCTCGTCGCGGAAGAACCGGACTCCCTGCTCGACCGACAAATCCTCGGCGTGCAGCCGGATCCCGACGATCACGCGACAGAGCCGGATCAAGGCTTCGGCGAGCTGCCCGAGCTGAACGGCGGGATTGCCGCGCCCGAACCCCGCCTCGACCATCATCTGCTCGGCATAGTGCGCCCATCCTTCGATGAACGACGCCGACGCAAACAGGATCGATTTGCGCAGCCTGGACTCGACGCGGCGCAGGTGCTGGTAATGCAGGAAGTGCCCCGGATACACCTCGTGGATCGAAATCGCCCAGAGCGCGCCGAAGTTCAGATCGCGCATGTGCTCGCTCTGGCGTTCCGCGGGCCACGCGGGATCGACGTCGGTGATGTAGTAGTACGCGCGGAGCGGGCGCGCTTCGAACGGTCCGGGCGTCCACATGCTCGCAAACGTCCAGCGATAGAACCGCGGCGTGGAGGCGACCTGCACCCGCTCGCCATCGGGCACCGAGATCAGCCTCTCGCGCTCGATAAACGCGAGGAGGTCGGCAAGCTGCCCCTCCACGACGCCCACCAGCGCGCCGGCGTCCGGGTGTTCGTTCTTGATGCGGCGCCAGGCGTCAACCGGATCCCCGGCTTCCAGGCGCCCCGCCACGCGCTTGAATTCCTCCTGCACCGCGCCTAGCTCGCGCATCGCGATCTCGAGGAGCTTCGACGAGTCGATCGCGAGCCCCTCTTCGAGCCGCAGCTTTTCCTCGAACGCCGCTTTGCCGAGGCGGAACGAGCCCTTGCTCCTCGGACCGAGGTCGCGCTCCAGGTAGTCCGCGTAGCCGCGAAGCGCCGCCGAGGCTTCGTGAGACGCGTCAGCCAGATCGCCGAGGAGGTGGAGATCGTCGACCGAGGCGAGCGCCAGCGGCAGGTCTTCCTCGATGAAGCGGACCGTGCCGCGCAGCGTCTCCAGCGACACCTTCATGAAGATGCCGGGCGCATCCTTGATGTTGTCGCGCGCGCTCTGCACGAAACGCGGAACCTGCCGGAGCTTCGAGTGAATCCGCCGCGCGCGCTCGGCCGCAGGGGAGTAATCGAACAATACCTGGCCGGCAAGACTCGTGGCGATGACGTCCGCGTAGTGCTGCGGGCTCCGCTCCCAGGAGCGAACGGTTTCGAGCTCGTACAGTCGCGACTTGATGTTCGCTTCGATGACCGGCTTCTCGAGCCGCTCGAGGTCGTTGAGTCCCGCGGCGTCTATCGCCGCCAGCCGGCGCCCGAAATCGCCGAGCTCGCGGGCCTGCGCATCGATGGACCCGCGGCTGAAATCCTCGAGCAGGTCGTCATGCGTGTGAACCCCGTCGAACGTTGCGCTGGTGGGGTGCCGCTCGTAGAGGTACGACAGGTAGTCGTCCACGAAGTGCGGCAGGGGCTCGGAAGAATGCATCTACCTCGCAATGGTACAATAAAGCCCTTGCCGGGCACCCTTTACGTGGTGGCCACGCCGATCGGCAACCTCGAAGACATCACCCTGCGTGCGCTGCGGGTGCTGCGTGAGGTGCAGCTGATTGCGGCCGAAGATACCCGCCGTACGGCCAGGCTCCTCACGCATTACTCGATCACGACGCCAAGCACGAGCCTGCACGAACACAACGAGGCGCAGAAGACCGGGCGATTGATCGATCGGTTGCGGGCCGGAGACAACATCGCGCTCGTGTCCGACGCCGGCACGCCGCTCATCTCCGACCCCGGACGCCACCTGGTCGGCGCCGCACGGCAGGCCGGCCTCACGGTCGTGTCCGTGCCTGGCCCGAGCGCCATCATGGCCGCCCTGTCTGCGGCGGGTGTGGAGGCAGACCGGTTCACGTTCCTCGGCTTTCCCCCGCGTAAGTCTGAAGCCCTAAAAAAATGGGTCTTGACGCACTTGGGTGGCAGCCACGTAACGGCTGTGTTTTTTGAGGCGCCGCATCGGATCGGCTCGACGCTGACGGCGATGCTGAATATATTGGGCAATAGACCAATTATAATTGGGCGCGAGCTCACCAAGATTCACGAGATATTGGTTGAACAACCAATATCGACGCACATTGAACTGCTCGACAATCCGCGCGGGGAATTTACGGTCATCGTGCCGAGCCAGGAAGCTGTTAGTCTGCCCCGAAGCCTACCGTCAGCTGATGAGCTAGTTGTAGAAATGGGTCTATTGACAGAAAACGACCAGCTCTCCACGCGAGAAGCTGCTCGTGTTGTCGCAACGCGCTATGGCTTGCCAGTGAACGAAGTTTACCGGGCAGCCGCGTCAAAACGCCGTTAGGTCGTACGACCATGCGTTCTTGACCGGCCGATTGCCATTTGCTAACGTTACTCGGCTTAAGAAGGCCGATGGCAAAAGCGCGGCGGGCGCGTCCACGGAGCGCCCCAAAACCAACCGCCAAACGCACGACATCCGCGCCGCCCCCACAGCGGCCCGAGCGCGTCGCCGTTCAGGACGCCCCTGCACAGCCGGAACGCCAATCCACGTACCCGGCTGCGGTGGCCACCTACGAGCGCGGCATCGCCGCGCTGCAGCGTCGCGCCTACCAGGCGGCCGCCGATTCGTTCCGCGACCTCATGTCCCGGTTCCCCGAAGAGCGCGAGCTTCAGGAGCGCGCGCAGGTGTACCTGCGCGTCTGCGAACGGGAACTTGCCGCGTCGGCCACGCCGCGCACGAACGAAGAGAGGCTGGTGGCCGCGACCGTCGCTCTCAATGCCGGCGACCACGCGCGGACGCTCAGCCTCCTCGATGACGTGCTCCGAGACGACCCCAAGAGCGACCTCGCCGAGTACATGGCTGCCGTCGTCTATTGCGCCAAGGGGGATCCGGAGGCGGCGGTCGCCAGGCTGCGCCGGGCCATCGAACTGAATCCGGAGAACCGCACGCTGGCCCGCCAGGACGGCGATCTGGACGCGCTTCACGACCTCGAAGCCTTCCGCCAGATGCTCGAAGCGCCGGCGCCTGCTCGACGGCGCAAGTCTCGCAACGGCCGCTGAACGTGCCGTCTGTCCATCTCGTCGTTCTCGCGGCCGGGAAGGGCACCCGGATGAAATCGCGCGTGCCCAAAGTCCTGCACCGGGTCGCCGGCCGGCCGATGATCGACCACGTTCTGGACCTCGCCGCGGAACTTTCTCCTTCATCGGTGACCCTCGTCGTTGGTTACGGCGCCGATCTTGTCCGCGAATCTCTCGCAGCTCGGCCGGGACTGCGGTTTGCACTGCAGGAACCGCAGCTCGGCACGGGGCATGCTCTGCTGCAGGCAGAGCCTCTACTGGAGGGCGCCAGCGGCATCGTACTGTTGCTCTCCGGCGACGTACCGCTGCTCAAGGCAGCCACACTGCGTCGCCTGGTGACCGCGCACGACGCGGCCGGCGCGGCCGCCACGGTGCTGACCGCGCGCGTGGACCAGCCGGAGGGTTACGGTCGGATCGTCCGGGAGTCACCCGGGGGACGGATCCTCCGGATCGTGGAGCATCGCGACGCCGGCGAGGAGGAGCGGCGGATTCGCGAAATCAACACGGGCATCTACGCCTTCGACGTCGCCCCGCTGTTCGCCGCGCTTCACGCGATCGGCGCGGCCAACGCCCAGGGCGAGTACTACCTGCCCGATCTGGTCGCCATCTACCGGAGCCGTGGTCTCGGCGTCGAGACCGTTGAGACAGGAGACGTTCGCGAAGTGCAGGGCATCAACAGCCGTTCGGAGCTTGCCGAAGCCAGCGCGGCGGTTCGCCGCCGCCGGTGCGAGGAACTGATGGCGGCCGGCGTGACCATCGTCGATCCGGCCGCCACCTACATCGATTCGACCGTCACGGTTGGCGCCGACACCACGATCCACCCGAACGTGTACCTCGAGGGCGCGACCAGCATTGGCGAGGGCTGCGAGATCCACTCCGGCGTCCGCGTGGTCGATTCCGCGATTGGCAGCGGAGCGGTCATCCTCAATCACTGCGTCATCACATCGTCGATGATCGGTGACGGCGTGCGCGTCGGGCCATTCGCGCACGTCCGCCCGGAATCGCACGTCATGGAAGGGGCGCACATCGGCAACTTTGTCGAGCTGAAGAAGACGACGGTCGGCCGTGGATCGAAAGCCAACCACCTGACGTACCTCGGGGACGCCACGATCGGGGAGAAGGTGAACGTCGGCGCCGGCACCATCACCTGCAACTACGATGGCGAGAAGAAGCATCCGACCGTGATCGAAGACGGCGCGTTCATCGGCAGCGATACGCAGCTCGTGGCTCCCGTCAAGGTCGGCAGGGGGGCTTACGTGGGCGCAGGCTCCTCGATCACGAAGGACGTGCCGCCCGGCGCGCTCGCGATCGCGCGCGGCACGCAGGTGAACAAGGACGGGTGGGTCGAGAGAAGGAAGAAGGAAAAAGGTAAAAGGTAGAAGGCCATGTGCGGGATCATCGGCTACATCGGGCAGCGGGAAGTCGTCCCGATTCTGCTGGACGGGTTGCGGCGTCTCGAGTACCGCGGCTACGACTCGGCGGGAGTCGCCGTCGTACGGCACGGGAGCATCGAGCTTCGCCGCAGCGCGGGCAAGCTCTCCCGGCTCGAGGAAGTCATCGGCAGGAACCCGGTTGAGGGTGACTACGGCATCGGGCACACGCGGTGGGCCACGCACGGCCGTCCGACGGAGGAAAATGCCCACCCGCATCGCGACTGCACCGGCCGCATTGTCGTGGTCCACAACGGGATCATCGAAAACTACCTCCAGCTGAAGCACCAGCTGCAGCGGGAAGGGCACACGTTTCTCACGGAGACCGACACCGAGGTCGTCGCGCACCTCGTCGAACGGGAGATGCAGGACGACGGCCTGGAGAACGCGGTGCGCCGGGCGTTGCTGCTGCTGCGCGGGCTGTTCGCGCTGGTGCTGATTTCGACCGACGACCCGCGAAAGATCGTCACGGTCCGCAACGGACCGCCGATTGTCGTCGGGCTCGGGGACGGCGAGTTCTTCGTCGCGTCGGACATCCCGGCCATCCTGCAGCACACGCGCGACGTGATCTTCCTGGGCGATGAAGAGATGGCGGTGATCACGCCGGCCGGCGTGGACTTCACCGATTACTCCGGCCGTTCGGTATCGAAGGCGAGCACGCGGGTCTCCTGGGATCCGGTGATGGCCGAGAAGGCCGGGTACAAGCACTTCATGCAGAAGGAGATCTTCGAGCAGCCGTGGGCGGTCAAGGAGACGGTGCTCGGCCGGGTTTCAGCGGAGACCGGCACGGTCTTCCTGAACGAGATTCAGATCCCGGACGCGCGGCTCCGCCAGATCGACCGTGTGGTCGTCCTCGCGTGCGGCACCTCCTGGCACTCCGGGCTGATCGGCAAGTTCCTCATCGAGAACATCGCGAAGCTGCCGGTTGAAGTGGACTATGGATCGGAGTATCGCTATCGCGATCCGATCGCCACCGACAGAACGCTCGCCGTCGTCATCACGCAGTCGGGGGAGACCGCCGACACGCTTGCGGCGCTGCGCGAGGCCAAGAAGCACGGCGCCAGCAGCATCGCCGTCTGCAACGTCGTTGGCAGCATGGCGACGCGCGAGGCGGAGGGCACGGTGTACACGCACGCGGGGCCGGAAATCGGCGTGGCGTCCACCAAGGCGTTCACCTCGCAGCTGGTGGCCCTGCACCTGTTGGCGCTGTACCTGGCGCAGGTCAGAGGCACGATTACGCCTGAAGCCGCGCGGCCCCAGCTCGAGGCGCTCGCCCAGCTCCCCATCCAGGTCGAACAGACGCTCCGGTGCGACGCGCTGACCGAGGAGATCGCGCGCCGCTATTACCAGCGTTCGGACTTCCTGTACCTCGGA includes these proteins:
- the rsmI gene encoding 16S rRNA (cytidine(1402)-2'-O)-methyltransferase, yielding MHLPRNGTIKPLPGTLYVVATPIGNLEDITLRALRVLREVQLIAAEDTRRTARLLTHYSITTPSTSLHEHNEAQKTGRLIDRLRAGDNIALVSDAGTPLISDPGRHLVGAARQAGLTVVSVPGPSAIMAALSAAGVEADRFTFLGFPPRKSEALKKWVLTHLGGSHVTAVFFEAPHRIGSTLTAMLNILGNRPIIIGRELTKIHEILVEQPISTHIELLDNPRGEFTVIVPSQEAVSLPRSLPSADELVVEMGLLTENDQLSTREAARVVATRYGLPVNEVYRAAASKRR
- a CDS encoding tetratricopeptide repeat protein; translated protein: MATYERGIAALQRRAYQAAADSFRDLMSRFPEERELQERAQVYLRVCERELAASATPRTNEERLVAATVALNAGDHARTLSLLDDVLRDDPKSDLAEYMAAVVYCAKGDPEAAVARLRRAIELNPENRTLARQDGDLDALHDLEAFRQMLEAPAPARRRKSRNGR
- a CDS encoding DUF885 domain-containing protein, whose amino-acid sequence is MHSSEPLPHFVDDYLSYLYERHPTSATFDGVHTHDDLLEDFSRGSIDAQARELGDFGRRLAAIDAAGLNDLERLEKPVIEANIKSRLYELETVRSWERSPQHYADVIATSLAGQVLFDYSPAAERARRIHSKLRQVPRFVQSARDNIKDAPGIFMKVSLETLRGTVRFIEEDLPLALASVDDLHLLGDLADASHEASAALRGYADYLERDLGPRSKGSFRLGKAAFEEKLRLEEGLAIDSSKLLEIAMRELGAVQEEFKRVAGRLEAGDPVDAWRRIKNEHPDAGALVGVVEGQLADLLAFIERERLISVPDGERVQVASTPRFYRWTFASMWTPGPFEARPLRAYYYITDVDPAWPAERQSEHMRDLNFGALWAISIHEVYPGHFLHYQHLRRVESRLRKSILFASASFIEGWAHYAEQMMVEAGFGRGNPAVQLGQLAEALIRLCRVIVGIRLHAEDLSVEQGVRFFRDEAYMEEGSARREAERGTFDPGYVVYAIGKLMLLKLRDEFRAQQGGTFSLRAFHDALLGHGTVPFRLHRQLLLGADDRAPLIE
- the glmS gene encoding glutamine--fructose-6-phosphate transaminase (isomerizing); this encodes MCGIIGYIGQREVVPILLDGLRRLEYRGYDSAGVAVVRHGSIELRRSAGKLSRLEEVIGRNPVEGDYGIGHTRWATHGRPTEENAHPHRDCTGRIVVVHNGIIENYLQLKHQLQREGHTFLTETDTEVVAHLVEREMQDDGLENAVRRALLLLRGLFALVLISTDDPRKIVTVRNGPPIVVGLGDGEFFVASDIPAILQHTRDVIFLGDEEMAVITPAGVDFTDYSGRSVSKASTRVSWDPVMAEKAGYKHFMQKEIFEQPWAVKETVLGRVSAETGTVFLNEIQIPDARLRQIDRVVVLACGTSWHSGLIGKFLIENIAKLPVEVDYGSEYRYRDPIATDRTLAVVITQSGETADTLAALREAKKHGASSIAVCNVVGSMATREAEGTVYTHAGPEIGVASTKAFTSQLVALHLLALYLAQVRGTITPEAARPQLEALAQLPIQVEQTLRCDALTEEIARRYYQRSDFLYLGRGLNYPIALEGALKLKEISYIHAEGYPAGEMKHGPIALIDEKMPVVAIAPRDHVFEKMMGNVQEVKARGGSVIAITNESGRELEALLDSTNDFLMVVPETHPMLTPVLMVVPLQLLAYHIAIRRGCDVDQPRNLAKSVTVE
- the glmU gene encoding bifunctional UDP-N-acetylglucosamine diphosphorylase/glucosamine-1-phosphate N-acetyltransferase GlmU — its product is MKSRVPKVLHRVAGRPMIDHVLDLAAELSPSSVTLVVGYGADLVRESLAARPGLRFALQEPQLGTGHALLQAEPLLEGASGIVLLLSGDVPLLKAATLRRLVTAHDAAGAAATVLTARVDQPEGYGRIVRESPGGRILRIVEHRDAGEEERRIREINTGIYAFDVAPLFAALHAIGAANAQGEYYLPDLVAIYRSRGLGVETVETGDVREVQGINSRSELAEASAAVRRRRCEELMAAGVTIVDPAATYIDSTVTVGADTTIHPNVYLEGATSIGEGCEIHSGVRVVDSAIGSGAVILNHCVITSSMIGDGVRVGPFAHVRPESHVMEGAHIGNFVELKKTTVGRGSKANHLTYLGDATIGEKVNVGAGTITCNYDGEKKHPTVIEDGAFIGSDTQLVAPVKVGRGAYVGAGSSITKDVPPGALAIARGTQVNKDGWVERRKKEKGKR